One Ostrea edulis chromosome 2, xbOstEdul1.1, whole genome shotgun sequence genomic region harbors:
- the LOC125679091 gene encoding NTF2-related export protein 2-like isoform X4: MPPTEDLAAKIDQATEAGEQFAKLYYETYDKKRHVLHKLYLDTATMVWNGNGLSGLDNIQKYLEGLPVSEHRMESLDCQPLSDWTYYGMVSGPSGQDTDETVNSRILQLDKVSGGQFSIIVKTYGTVKYQNRKPKTFHQNFMLTSQNNLWKVVSDSFRFQD; encoded by the exons ATGCCGCCTACTGAG GATCTAGCTGCCAAAATAGACCAGGCAACTGAAGCTGGGGAACAGTTTGCCAAGCTGTATTATGAAACCTATGATAAAAAAAGACAT GTGTTACATAAGCTGTATCTGGACACAGCGACAATGGTTTGGAATGGTAATGGCCTGTCTGGACTAGATAACATTCAGAAATACCTGGAAGGACTGCCTGTCTCAGAACACAGAATGGAGTCCTTAGACTGTCAGCCACTCTCAG actggacatattatggtatggtgtctGGACCTtctgggcaggatacagacgaAACCGTAAACTctaggattttacaacttg ATAAGGTGTCAGGGGGCCAGTTTTCAATCATTGTGAAGACCTATGGGACTGTCAAGTATCAGAACAGAAAACCCAAGACCTTTCACCAAAACTTCATGTTAACCTCCCAGAACAATTTGTGGAAAGTGGTCAGTGATAGCTTCAGATTCCAGGACTAA
- the LOC125679091 gene encoding NTF2-related export protein 2-like isoform X2, whose amino-acid sequence MPPTEDLAAKIDQATEAGEQFAKLYYETYDKKRHVLHKLYLDTATMVWNGNGLSGLDNIQKYLEGLPVSEHRMESLDCQPLSDWTYYGMVSGPSGQDTDETVNSRILQLGTFDHNDERKMPILFQDKVSGGQFSIIVKTYGTVKYQNRKPKTFHQNFMLTSQNNLWKVVSDSFRFQD is encoded by the exons ATGCCGCCTACTGAG GATCTAGCTGCCAAAATAGACCAGGCAACTGAAGCTGGGGAACAGTTTGCCAAGCTGTATTATGAAACCTATGATAAAAAAAGACAT GTGTTACATAAGCTGTATCTGGACACAGCGACAATGGTTTGGAATGGTAATGGCCTGTCTGGACTAGATAACATTCAGAAATACCTGGAAGGACTGCCTGTCTCAGAACACAGAATGGAGTCCTTAGACTGTCAGCCACTCTCAG actggacatattatggtatggtgtctGGACCTtctgggcaggatacagacgaAACCGTAAACTctaggattttacaacttggtacatttgatcacaatgatgagaggaagatgcctattctttttcaag ATAAGGTGTCAGGGGGCCAGTTTTCAATCATTGTGAAGACCTATGGGACTGTCAAGTATCAGAACAGAAAACCCAAGACCTTTCACCAAAACTTCATGTTAACCTCCCAGAACAATTTGTGGAAAGTGGTCAGTGATAGCTTCAGATTCCAGGACTAA
- the LOC125679091 gene encoding NTF2-related export protein 2-like isoform X6 has product MPPTEDLAAKIDQATEAGEQFAKLYYETYDKKRHVLHKLYLDTATMVWNGNGLSGLDNIQKYLEGLPVSEHRMESLDCQPLSDKVSGGQFSIIVKTYGTVKYQNRKPKTFHQNFMLTSQNNLWKVVSDSFRFQD; this is encoded by the exons ATGCCGCCTACTGAG GATCTAGCTGCCAAAATAGACCAGGCAACTGAAGCTGGGGAACAGTTTGCCAAGCTGTATTATGAAACCTATGATAAAAAAAGACAT GTGTTACATAAGCTGTATCTGGACACAGCGACAATGGTTTGGAATGGTAATGGCCTGTCTGGACTAGATAACATTCAGAAATACCTGGAAGGACTGCCTGTCTCAGAACACAGAATGGAGTCCTTAGACTGTCAGCCACTCTCAG ATAAGGTGTCAGGGGGCCAGTTTTCAATCATTGTGAAGACCTATGGGACTGTCAAGTATCAGAACAGAAAACCCAAGACCTTTCACCAAAACTTCATGTTAACCTCCCAGAACAATTTGTGGAAAGTGGTCAGTGATAGCTTCAGATTCCAGGACTAA
- the LOC125679091 gene encoding NTF2-related export protein 2-like isoform X3: MDKKQDLAAKIDQATEAGEQFAKLYYETYDKKRHVLHKLYLDTATMVWNGNGLSGLDNIQKYLEGLPVSEHRMESLDCQPLSDWTYYGMVSGPSGQDTDETVNSRILQLGTFDHNDERKMPILFQDKVSGGQFSIIVKTYGTVKYQNRKPKTFHQNFMLTSQNNLWKVVSDSFRFQD, from the exons atggataaaaagcaa GATCTAGCTGCCAAAATAGACCAGGCAACTGAAGCTGGGGAACAGTTTGCCAAGCTGTATTATGAAACCTATGATAAAAAAAGACAT GTGTTACATAAGCTGTATCTGGACACAGCGACAATGGTTTGGAATGGTAATGGCCTGTCTGGACTAGATAACATTCAGAAATACCTGGAAGGACTGCCTGTCTCAGAACACAGAATGGAGTCCTTAGACTGTCAGCCACTCTCAG actggacatattatggtatggtgtctGGACCTtctgggcaggatacagacgaAACCGTAAACTctaggattttacaacttggtacatttgatcacaatgatgagaggaagatgcctattctttttcaag ATAAGGTGTCAGGGGGCCAGTTTTCAATCATTGTGAAGACCTATGGGACTGTCAAGTATCAGAACAGAAAACCCAAGACCTTTCACCAAAACTTCATGTTAACCTCCCAGAACAATTTGTGGAAAGTGGTCAGTGATAGCTTCAGATTCCAGGACTAA
- the LOC125679091 gene encoding NTF2-related export protein 2-like isoform X5, translated as MMVESPDIVLHKLYLDTATMVWNGNGLSGLDNIQKYLEGLPVSEHRMESLDCQPLSDWTYYGMVSGPSGQDTDETVNSRILQLGTFDHNDERKMPILFQDKVSGGQFSIIVKTYGTVKYQNRKPKTFHQNFMLTSQNNLWKVVSDSFRFQD; from the exons ATGATGGTAGAATCTCCGGATATC GTGTTACATAAGCTGTATCTGGACACAGCGACAATGGTTTGGAATGGTAATGGCCTGTCTGGACTAGATAACATTCAGAAATACCTGGAAGGACTGCCTGTCTCAGAACACAGAATGGAGTCCTTAGACTGTCAGCCACTCTCAG actggacatattatggtatggtgtctGGACCTtctgggcaggatacagacgaAACCGTAAACTctaggattttacaacttggtacatttgatcacaatgatgagaggaagatgcctattctttttcaag ATAAGGTGTCAGGGGGCCAGTTTTCAATCATTGTGAAGACCTATGGGACTGTCAAGTATCAGAACAGAAAACCCAAGACCTTTCACCAAAACTTCATGTTAACCTCCCAGAACAATTTGTGGAAAGTGGTCAGTGATAGCTTCAGATTCCAGGACTAA
- the LOC125679091 gene encoding serine/threonine-protein phosphatase 6 regulatory ankyrin repeat subunit B-like isoform X1, whose protein sequence is MMVESPDIVRKFYMAAVKRDLSKIEDCVLIDGLDVNYIFTEPYIPSHHVGGTALHITAEKGHTDLIEGMLMLGANLCLENKSGDSAMHIACKHGNSQAVLSFLNNNHFSKNLQNNHGITPLMRAIFRYETAFKGRYLKIVKSLIEYGCDVNLFPEHSKTTPLHMAAEKWDPALCELLISAGAQVNAKDSKGCTPLFTAVARMKISSEVVKVLVKAGTQVNEINANGRSPLHITVSKNDDLSVVHLLEGRANPNVADNAGLTPLVIAVHENNTKIVSQLLSYGADVNYLPKEQNSIMKEKLSILGIAVSNENVKMCKLLLQTGSDILENSLRGRNLLTMAARKENLELVKLFLKLNYPSESLRVMFPINYLSYKAADIFLLLLKWAIYPDVDEFEECLAKLDDSMNDITIQKKKAEELYYSACSLRDICCNRLRGLLGLNIHKKLQELLNEGHIAKAHVDIVLLQEL, encoded by the coding sequence ATGATGGTAGAATCTCCGGATATCGTAAGGAAATTTTATATGGCAGCAGTAAAGAGGGACCTGTCTAAAATAGAAGACTGTGTTCTTATTGATGGTTTGGATGTCAATTACATATTCACTGAGCCTTACATTCCATCACATCATGTAGGGGGCACAGCATTACACATTACTGCTGAAAAGGGGCACACTGACCTTATAGAGGGAATGCTTATGTTAGGGGCCAATCTTTGTCTCGAAAACAAATCTGGTGATTCTGCCATGCATATCGCCTGTAAACATGGAAACAGTCAAGCTGTCCTCAGCTTCTTAAATAATAATCACTTTTCCAAAAATCTCCAAAACAACCACGGCATTACTCCTTTGATGAGAGCAATTTTTCGCTATGAGACGGCATTTAAAGGGagatatttgaagattgttAAATCTTTGATAGAATATGGGTGTGATGTAAATCTCTTTCCTGAGCATTCTAAAACCACTCCTCTCCACATGGCTGCCGAGAAGTGGGACCCTGCTTTATGTGAACTTCTGATAAGTGCTGGAGCTCAGGTGAATGCTAAAGACTCCAAAGGCTGTACACCACTTTTTACTGCAGTAGCTCGTATGAAGATAAGTTCAGAGGTTGTGAAAGTTCTCGTTAAGGCTGGTACACAAGTCAATGAAATAAATGCCAATGGAAGAAGTCCCTTGCACATCACAGTATcaaagaatgatgatctgagtGTTGTACATCTTCTGGAAGGAAGAGCTAATCCAAATGTAGCTGACAATGCAGGCTTGACTCCTCTTGTTATTGCAGTTCATGAAAACAATACCAAGATTGTTTCCCAACTGCTCTCCTATGGGGCAGATGTGAACTATCTACCAAAGGAACAGAACAGTATCATGAAAGAGAAGCTAAGCATCTTGGGTATTGCTGTGTCAAATGAGAATGTGAAGATGTGTAAACTTTTGCTTCAGACAGGAAGTGACATTTTGGAGAATAGTCTGAGAGGAAGAAACCTGTTAACAATGGCTGCCAGGAAAGAGAACCTGGAGTTGGTCAAACTATTCCTAAAACTGAATTATCCATCAGAATCTCTCCGGGTGATGTTTCCCATCAACTACTTGAGCTACAAAGCTGCAGACATTTTCTTGTTGCTACTGAAGTGGGCAATTTATCCTGATGTTGATGAGTTTGAGGAATGCTTAGCAAAACTAGATGACTCAATGAATGACATCACCATTCAGAAGAAGAAAGCTGAGGAACTGTACTACAGTGCATGCTCACTACGAGACATTTGTTGTAACCGTCTAAGAGGACTGTTGGGGTTGAATATTCACAAAAAGCTACAGGAGTTACTGAATGAGGGACACATTGCCAAAGCACATGTTGATATAGTGTTGTTACAAGAGTTATAG
- the LOC125681218 gene encoding putative deoxyribonuclease TATDN3 translates to MDFDQEGFIDCHTHLADSMFEHDIQNVVDNARRSGVIAALVCTVTPSDFPLVLRLCDQYPDILAPCLGIHPVQKDSNGEQRCVTQSDLDEVVAEIEKYADKICAIGEVGLDFQPRITPETSLKDSQRSVLKAQVDLANKHNLPLNVHSRSAGKPTITALKEFGARNVLLHAFDGRPSTAMEGVKEGYFFSIPPSIVRSEQMKLVKQLPIENMVLETDCPGLGPVKGERNEPSNIQISCDYIAKVKNLPPQEVKKITSRNAISLFPRLKRILK, encoded by the coding sequence ATGGATTTTGATCAAGAAGGATTTATTGACTGTCATACACATCTCGCAGACTCTATGTTCGAACATGACATCCAAAATGTTGTGGACAATGCAAGGAGATCCGGTGTGATTGCTGCATTGGTATGCACTGTAACACCTTCGGACTTCCCATTAGTTTTGCGGTTATGCGATCAGTATCCCGACATATTGGCCCCGTGTTTAGGTATTCATCCCGTTCAGAAAGATTCTAATGGGGAACAGCGATGTGTCACTCAAAGCGATTTGGATGAAGTTGTAGCGGAGATAGAAAAATATGCTGACAAAATATGTGCCATTGGGGAGGTGGGTTTGGATTTCCAGCCACGCATTACGCCTGAAACTAGTCTGAAGGATTCCCAGAGAAGCGTGCTGAAAGCTCAGGTTGACTTGGCAAACAAACATAATCTACCATTAAACGTACATTCCCGATCTGCTGGAAAACCAACGATAACTGCTCTGAAAGAGTTCGGTGCAAGAAACGTTCTACTGCATGCTTTTGATGGGCGACCCAGCACAGCAATGGAAGGTGTTAAAGAGGGTTACTTCTTCTCGATCCCGCCTTCCATCGTACGGAGTGAGCAGATGAAACTTGTAAAGCAATTGCCCATAGAGAACATGGTTTTAGAGACTGATTGTCCGGGGTTAGGTCCTGTAAAAGGAGAACGAAATGAACCATCAAATATACAAATTTCCTGTGACTACATTGCCAAAGTTAAAAACTTACCTCCTCAGGAAGTGAAAAAAATTACTTCACGAAATGCGATTTCGCTGTTTCCCAGGCTGAAAAGAATATTGAAGTAG